A stretch of DNA from Leptospira bouyouniensis:
GTGATAAACGACTTTCCGGGATTAAGTGCACCGACCCAAGAGAAAAATTTATCAAGATTACAAGATCGAAATATAAGTTTATATACGCATAATAGTTATACCTTCTTTGAAAAATTCACTATCACTTTGGGTGCACGTTTAGAACGACAAGAAAGTCGTTTGTCCCATACGGAAAAAGCTGTTGGTGTTTCACCATTTAATCCAATCGGTGAAACTCTCATCTTATCCGATCCATATACAATCAACAACCGTTATAATTATAATGTATCTAGAATGATTTTTGATTATAAACCAATCGAAAATCTTATGTTTTTTATTGGTGTCAGTAGGGGTTACAAAAATGCAGGTTACAGCACAGTTGTCAATGTACCATCCAGAGCAAGTTTTAAACCAGAAATCAATGATACAATTGAAGCTGGTATAAAGTCAGAATTTTTTAAAGGGAAATTTGGACTTAAGTATACTCAATTTTATACTGAAACACAAGATTTTCATGTCATCCGAGCCATCAACCTTTCCCAGTATGTAAATCTAAATGCAGAAATGGTTACCATCAGAGGTTATGAACTCGAATCTTTTGTAAAACCTCAAAAAGACACCAAACTTGGGTTATCTGCGGGATATACAGAAGGTATATTTAATAAATTTCAAGACACAGTATTAAATCGAAATTTCAACGGAAAATGGGTCCATTTTATTCCAAAATATGACGTTGTCAGTTACCTCCAATACAGAAATGATTTTGGAATTTTTTTCAGAGGCGAATTCCAGGCAGTTGGGCAAATGTATTTTGCAGCAGATAACACTGTTTATAGTGATCCTTACTATGTATTAAATGCAAGAGTAGGATATGAAACAGATAAAGTTTCAGCTTATCTTTATATGAATAATATCAACGATCGGTATTATTTTAGCTCTTATATTGATGGCACTTTCCAAGCAGTACCCGGTGCACCCAAAACATACGGATTTATGTTGACTTATAAAATATAATTTCTGGAGAACAATATGAAAACAAAATTAAAAACTATACTAACAATCCTAATAGTTGGAATGAGTTTATTCCGATGTGACCTTTTTGATCCAAAATCAAAAATTACAAACAACGAGTTGGTGGAAATCGTCACATTACAACAGTTAAATGCAAATAGTATGAGTGAAGGACAAAAATTAGGTCTCACAATTGCTTATAGCCACCGTTTTAGTGTTAAAAATGGGCCACATTTATTTTGTAGAGAATACTCAACTGCATATTTGGAAAAAAAAGCAGAATGGGAGTTGAATCTAGAACAAACCTATACAACCATCGGAAACGCAATTGGTCTGGATATTGTAGTAGAACGAATTAATGGTCCCTGTGCGATTAATAATAAAATCAGTGCATGCCATTATGATGGTGTAGATGGTATCAATGATTTAATTCCTTATGCCTATTCTACTGAAGGTGAACACAACTATTTAATACCAGCTTACATATATTACGGAATCACTAATTTAAAAAATGCAAAAGAAGCTTGTGAAGGTTATAAAGGAACTTATGTTTGTTACGATCCGAACAAATGTTGGCAGTAAACAAAAGGCCAATTAATTATGCACGAAAACCCAATGATTAAAATTGGGTTTTTTGTTTTAGAACCTTTCTTTTATTTTTCCGTTTTTGATAAAAGATCATTATCCCACTCACAGATAAAATTGCAGGAGTTAAACCACAAAGTATCCAGATTATTTTACTAAAATGATTTCCAAATGTTCCGAAGTGAAGAGGTCGGAAAGAATCTAAAAATTGAGTTTGAAATGATTCTTTGGACATATCAACAAGTTTCAATATTTGGTTTTTATTTGTATCATATAAAACATAAGAACCGTATCGACTTTCAAAACGATTCGAATTGTATCGATTTCCATAAAAACCAATTGGTTCATCTTTAGTATGATGTGGAAATGAAATATAACCCAAGTTAAATCCTTCGATTTTTGTCTTACTTTGTTCGATCAAAGAGTCAATCGACTTATTGGTTGACCAAAGTCCATGAACGACTGTCTCTTTGGGATATGTCCGAATGATTGTATCGCGAATACTCCACCAACCACCAGTGATTGCCAAGATTAAATGGAACCAAACAGCATTAATCCCAACAAATTTATGTAAGTCGGAAAAAAGGATTTGGAGACTCTCTCGTAAACGAAGACGAAACAAATTAGTCCAAAATCGTTTATATAATTTTAATCCAGTCAATACGAGCAACAAATACACCAGCGCAAAACACCCTGTGATGAAGTATCCAACGCCACCCATGAATAAACTATAATGTAAAACTAAGAGGAATCCGTAAAAACTATCACTGCGATCTTCTTTCAATGATCCAATAATCGTTCCATTGAAAGGGTCAAGTAAGTACACGACTTCCTTACTTGGAATGTTTGTGTCATGAAACCATATTTGGTCTGGTTGGTCTAAAAGGTCTGATACCAACCAACCGGCGATACTCCCTTTAGGCAATTGGTGATTAAGTTTTTGATACAGACCATCAAAAGTCATTCTATTCTCTTGCAATGGAATTTGTATGGGCGTTAACAAGGATTGGATTTCTTTTCCGTAAACTAGTAAGGATCCTGTGATCCCTATCACGAATAAAAAACCAGATCCCAAAATTCCGAGAACCAAATGGATTTGGTACCAACGTTTTGCTTTCAATTTTTTTCCTACTCTCCAATTTTTCCATATTATTGAGAATAGGTCTCATTTTCAAGTATCTTCTCCCATCCGATCCTTACCATTCTGAATTTTTTAGAACACCAATAAAATACACTTTCTGATCTGCTAGGAACAGGGCAGCCTACACATAACTATGTGGAAACAAAAGGATTTTGCCTTCAATCGGAATGAAATCGCAGGTGCCTTCGGTGATATTGGAACGGATTTTCCAATTCTCATTGCAATGGTTTTAGCAGCGGGTCTTCATGCTCCGAGTGTTTTCATTGTCTTTGGTTGTATGCAAATACTAACAGGCATTATCTACAAGAGGCCAATGCCGATCCAACCTCTTAAAGCTATGGCAACCATTGTGATTACTGGAAAAATTGCAGGTCCAATTGTGTTAGGTGGAGGACTCAGTATTGGAATCCTAATGTTGTTTTTTTCTACAACAGGAATACTTGAAAAAATTGCAAAACTTGTTCCCAAATCGGTTGTACGAGGGTTACAACTTGGATAAGGGATTAGTTTGAGTATACTTGCATTCAAAGAATATATCCCATCTGAAAGTACGAATGGTTATATTTTGTCAGCAATTTCGTTTTTGTTTATCATTCTACTCATAGATAATAAAAAAATTCCAGCATCTTTAGTAGTTATCATTTTTGGATTTCTTTATTCATTAATTTCTCACTTTGATACATATTCATCATTTTCAAAATTTGAAGTAAATATTCCCAAACTGTATGTCCCAAATCTTGAATTTATTTTAAAGGGGTTTATTTTATTAACACTCCCACAAATCCCCTTGTCTATTGGTAACTCAATCCTAGCGACTAAACAAATATCAGATGATTTATTCCCGAACAAAAAACCAATCACGATCAAAAAGATTGGTTTATCTTACTCAATTATGAACTTAATCTCTCCATTTTTTAGTGGAATACCTTGTTGTCACGGTGCCGGGGGAATGGTAGGGCATTATACATTTGGTGGTAGAACTGGTGTTTCTGTTTTACTATATGGTTTGTTTTATCTTCTGTCTGGATTGTTTTTGGGAAATGGAATAGAACCATTTTGTGCAATTTATAACCAATCAACATTAGAGGAATGGATTTTATCATTCCAGCATAACCACTCGATTGAATTCTCTTCACAAAAAAGAATAAAAGCACTAGAAGAAACTTCAGTCTTAATCAATTTACCAAAGGAAGAAGAATTTTTTTTGAAAAACATAAATTCAAAAAAAGACTTTGATATATTTAAACGATGAAACTTCACCAAAGAAAGAAGTATTGGATTTTTGATATGGATGGCACTTTAACGATTGCCCAACATGATTTTATCGCGATCAAAACTGAATTAGGAATTCCGATAGAAAAAGATATCCTGACTTCTTTATCCCAATTGCCACAAACCTTAAGAGAACAAAAACAATTAGAACTTGATGAAATTGAATTTAAGATAGCAAAACTGGCTAAAGCATCTCATGGTTGTTATAATTTCCTACAAGAATTACAAAGTTTTTCTACAAAACTAGGTATTTTAACTAGAAACAGTTATAAAAATTCAATAGAAACTTTAACAGCGGCCGGTATTTCCAAATTTTTCTCTCATACAGATATCGTGTGTCGCGAAAAAGCAAAACCGAAACCAAATCCTGATGGCATACTCTATTTGATGAAACAATGGAATGCTTTACCTAAAGAAACAATCATGGTTGGAGACTATGTATTTGATTTGGAAGCTGGGAAAAAAGCAAATGTAGAAACTGTTTATATAGATCCTTCGGGATTGTTTCCATTCAAAAAAGAAGCAAACTTCCACATAACGAAACTTGAAGATATTTTTTCACTTTAAATTTCTATCGGATTTGCATTGATCTGTGGAAATTTGATTTCAAAAATAACTCCTTCTTTTATACTAATCATTAGATTTCCACGTAATTGTTTGACCAAGTTTCGCACTAACATCAAACCAATCCCTTTATTATCCAGATCTACTTCCATTCCTGAACCATTATCTCGAACAACTAATACGAACTCGTTACTTAATTTGCCAAAACTGACTTCTATGATACCCTTTTGCCCATTTTTAAATGCATGCCGGAAACAATTAGAAACCAGTTCATTCAAAATTAAACCTATCGGAATTGCACGATCCAAATCTAATTCCAATTCATCCTCTATCAGTTCACGAAATTCGATTTCGGAATTTTCTTTTAAATATGTTATTTTTAAATTACTTAAAATTGAATTAAATATCTGATTTAGATTCACAAAAAGTAAGTTAGGTGAACCATATATTAATTTATGAACGGAAGCGATTGCTTTGATTCGATTTTGAATTAAATTCAAAGAGGAAGTTAATTTTTCATCATTTTCGGAATTAATTTGTAAGTCCATTAATCCAGAAATGATTTGTAAATTATTGTTTACTCGATGGTGAATTTCAGTGAGTAATTTGGATTTTAGTTTTAAATCAGACTTAATTTGATGTTCATGACCAATTCTTGTTATTTGCTCTTTTTTAACTGTATGAACATATAAAAAAATGAGTATAAACATAGCATATAAATCTTTAAAAAAACCTTCGTAGTCATCAAAATAATCTATCATCAATCCATGTTCAAAAATATTTGAAAAATTCACATAACAAGGAATAATTGCCAAAAGAATTAAAATAGTTCCTTCTCCACGAAAAGATGGTTTTTTAATAAGTACATTTAGAATCATACATGTTGCCATCAAATTAATCAATAGAGACAACACATTCAATAGTACAATTTCGTTTATATTAATGATTGGGAACAAAAATTTCCTTCTTAATACTAAGTACAAAGCAAATAGACGATATGAAATAAAAACTATGTTCTAGTAGATTAAAAAAATTTGGAAAATAATATCCTTCGAGTACAGTAAAAAGATTACTAAACCAAATACATATAAAACCAGAGATAAGAAAATAATATTTAGGGATTAGACCTAACCAAAAAAGTCTAGTGACAATCAAAATACCAATGCTATCAAAAACAAGATTTAGTACTTCGCTCAGTTGATACATCGTTCTTCCCTCGGGAAAATTATTTTCTCAGAGGGGAAAGATTACCAGAAATTTCCAAAAGGTAAAGTGAATATTTACAGAATTAGGAACATAATTTTTTATTAGTGCAATTCCGAAGGGTCCATTTTAGCTAGCCGTATAACATCCGATAGGAACCGCCTATGGCTGATAATGGATTTTTGTTTGGATTCCCTGGCAGGATTAAAAATCCCTCTTTTTCGGAAAATTTTCCAAGGATCTAAACTTATATCGGACCATGTCCCGATTTCCAATGTTAGTGGGAGAAATCGGTTTGTTTTTTGGATTGGAGACTCATTCATTGTTACTTGGAATTTGTCATACAATCTATCCCAAAGATCACCATGCGTTGTATATGATTCACTTTGTGGTCCAAATCGATACAAAAAATGATTCAATACATTCGTGAAATGATCTCCAATTTTTTGGAACAATGTTTCATCAACACATGGTTCATGTGTACTTGCATATGGCCACCAAACATGATCTACTGTACCAAATCCCGAATGGATGTCGACAACTGGAATCATTTGATTTTCTGCGTTAACGAAATATTCTTGGAAGTAACGATCAAGCACTCTCGACTCTGTTTGTAATACCTTACCACGATAATACGGAAAAATATTTGAATACTTATGTCCTCCAAAGAAAAATGGAGCCTTCACTGCTTCCACGCCGGAATTACGCATTAAATCTACACCTTTTGGATTCGAACGTCTTTTTAATGCTACACCACCTGGATTAAGAATGGGAATACATACAATCCCTAATTCCCCATTTTTTATCTCATCATATAGAGCGGAATTTTTACGTGCAAACAAATCATCTAAAAAATCCAACAATACTCGGATTCCAATTGTTTCTAATCCATGAACTCCAGCAATCAACCCAGATACATTTTTTTTTATGGCTTTTGATTTTCCAATTTCCAAAACATAGATTGGGAACCGAAACCCTTCATCTGTTTTAGTTGAAAACCCAAATTGTTTTAGACGAACAAGCTTACCACCTAACTTTACTATTTTCAAAATTCTATTTTCATATCGATTTAATCTTTTAATACCGCGTAACATTTAATTCTTTTCCCGCTCCAAAATTTAGATTTGGAACCTATCTCTAATCTATTGCTCTAGTTCAGCTTTTAAAACTGTCTCCATTTCTTAAATTCGAATATTACAGTCAGTATTACAATTTAATGACAAAATATCAATTTTCAAGAATTGTAGTGCTCCTTATAGCATATTTTAACATTGAAGTGAATTTTGATTTCAAAGATATGTATCTATAGTTAACTATTTTTCCTTGGATAAAAATTGGCAAAATCAATGAAAGCAGTACCCCGAGAAAAACTCAAAAAACATTACGAAGAAAATGTTTTGATAAATGGTATCAATATTCACATTGGAATTTGGCCAGGAAAAAAGAGACCTATCCTATGTTTACATGGACTGTCTGGAAATTTGTATTCAATGGAAACATTTGCCAATTTATTAAACAAAAAAGGTCACAAAGTAATTTCTTATGATTTAAGAGGTAGAGGTCATTCCGATAAACCAAAAGGTTCTTATGGTTTCAATCATCATATCGAAGACTTACAAAAAATCATACAACATTATAAACTTAAAAATTCTATCATTCTAGCTCATTCATTCGGATGTATGATTGCTCTTCGGCATACTTTAAAATACCCAAATCAAACAAAAGCTCTCATTCTTATGGATGGTGGCGGTCTTTTAACTTTACCAAAACGAATCCAGATTTTAAAAGTTCTCAAACAATCTTTTGAACGATTGGACGTTGTTTACAATAGCCAGTCCGATTATATCAATTTAGTCAAAAATTCACCACTCGTTCCGAAATGGTCAAAAAAAATTCATGATTATTTCATCAAAGAATTACACAAAGTTCAAAATGGTTTTGTATGCCATATGCCAAAATTTGTGATGGAAGAAGAATTGAAAGAAATGGGTGGGTCCATCCACCTTTGGAAAGTATTTTTAAATTTAATTTTGCATCCGATCAATACAATGAAACGAATGAAAGAGAACAAAAGGTTAGATTTCGAAAGTATTAAAACACCTACCCTTGTTTTAAGAGCAAATCAGATGAATCTTTTCCCCAATGATGATTTATTGCCGAAAGAATCTTTTCTTGAAATTTTGAAACGAATACCGAATGCAAGTGGTATTGAAATTAACACAAATCATTATGGCATACTTTTTGATAACTTAAAAAAAAGAGACAATGCAATTGTTCAATTCACTGAAAAACATTAGCATTTTAAATTCTATTTTTATCATGATAAGTATCTCAGATTTTTTCCTTAAAATACTTATCATGAAGGAAAAATTTCGTCTTAAATCTTATTTGCTACCACCAAAGCATGGATCACTTTCCAGTCGCCATCTTGCCATAAAAAAGAATATTGGGTTTGAAAACGCATTACATTACTTTCTAAATCTGCTTTCACAATTCCAAAATTATCAATGAATTCTAATGAATTGATTTGAATTTTTCTTGGAATCCCTCCGATTTTTCCTTCCGTTAATGATTGGATGTATTTGTCTTTATTAGATACCAATAACTCAGTATATCCACCGATACTTACATGATCTAAAAATTGATCATGAAATTTATGTTCCAATGATATGACGTTTCTTGAATCTATATCATTGATAAAAGAATTAAACGCATGTTTTAAACTTTCCGTAACATTTTCTTTTGATTGGTGATTTGTCATCATGTATCCCCCTGATACTTTATAACCCATTCATTTTGTTGCTATAGCAACGTTTATACAAAAAATTATTCAATCGATTGGTCATAAATTTCATCGATAATTCGTTTAAAGTTAGTAAAGTCTTGAGTTGATAATGATTTAAACATACGACTCCTTTCCTTTTCAATTTCAGGCACCAAAGTATTATAAATTTGGATCCCTTTTTTTGCAGGGAACACTTGGTGTTTCCTTCGGTCTTCAGGGTCAGGGACAATTTTTATCCATAACTTTTGTTCCATATTTCGAAGTGCTCTTGCCATCGAAGGCCTGTCATCAAAATCTCTACCCAAATCTGACTGGCTGCAACCAGGCTGTTTGATGACTTTTACTAACACAAACCATTGTTCAGGAAACAATTCCAATCCTTTCTCCATTGCCATTCTCATAAACTGTTTTCTTAAGGCACGAACAGTTTTGTAAATTAAATAAGCATATGAATTTTCTAATTCGAAATCTTTTCCCATATGTTGCTATAGCAACATTAATATTGTTTCTGTTAATTGTCTATCATTAATTTGAAAATCTTTGTTAGCATCCTTTTAGAAAAAAGCGATGGGTTTTATTTCTCCGAAGTATTCTCCATCGCTATTACAGGGAATTAAGGATGGCCTTTACATTTCCCTCCTTTTACAGTTGAGTCCCAATAACAATCAGGATTTTTCAAACATTTAACACTGTCAGGTTTTTTAGAGCAAACTTTGTGAGTTTTATCATCAACCTTATCTGGATTTAATGCAGGTTCATTTTCTGCCGTTTCAACTTTCCCTTGCATCTGACAAGCTAAGTCATTTTCTTCACAAACCTCGGCGGAAAGTCCAAACACAAATAGACAACTTATCAAAAGGAATAGAAACCTTATTTTCGCAAACATATTCACCTCTTAAACAAATTTATTTTGGATCACGCTAATCTAACACGTTTTCTATCGAAAGTATTCAATAATTTCCAAAGGATACCATCGTTCAGGATCGAATCAATGCGAACCGAAAGCTTCCGATTGACAGAAATCATCATCTAAATAAACTGAAAGTTTTTGCATTCAAGACTAAAGGAGAATGAAGATGACAACCTTGAAAAAAATTACGATCACCAACCTAGATTACATACGTTTGAAGAATATGATTTCTGAATATTCCAAACGAAATAAAACAGATGCAAACATCGAAGATTTATTAGGTGAAATTGAAAGAGCTCAAAAAGTAGATTCAAAACAGATACCAAAAAATGTTGTAACGATGAATTCTATCATAGAGATTAAAAACCTAGACGAACTAGAATTCAAAGAATTCCAATTGGTATTTCCTGAAGAATCAAACCTAGAACAGAATAAAATTTCGATTTTGGCACCAATTGCAACTGCGTGTATAGGATACAAAATTGGTGATGTCATACAATGGAATATTCCGAATGGCATTCATCAATTCCAAATTACAGGAATCAATTACCAACCAGAAGCAAATGGAGATTTCCACTTATAATAAAAGCGGACAGAAATGTCCGTTTCCTTTCTTAAAAAAAATTATTTTTGGTATAACCAAAACAGAAAAGAAGAAGGAAGTTTCAATCGAAAACCAATTTTAAGTAAAAAATTGAGTATTATTTGTTTGAAAATTCCATTTTTTAAAAACCGATGTGCAGAAGTCAACGATTTGTAAGGTAATAACTGAGGATGTTTTATCTTTCTAAATCTATAACTCAATTCTGTATCTTCAAAAAGATAAGAGATGGAAAGGTCTTTTGTCCACAATTCTCTCGAAAAAAAGACACAATGGTCTAAGTAAACAATACCTTTCCATCGAACACGGATATAATTGGAATAAAATGATATCCATTGTAAAAAAATATGATCATTGTCAAACTTATGTACGAATCCTCCCCAAACTAGATCTCTATTTTTTTTTGTACTTTCTAAAATCAAAAATTCTATTGCATCTTTAGGTAACTTACTCCTCGGATGATGGAATAAAATCAGCTGCCCATGAGAACGATGGAAACCTAAATTCAATCGTTCTGCTCTGGTAAATGCTTCTTCCTGTTTTACAAGAATAATCTCTACATCTTTTCGTTTTTGAAAGTTTTTTAGAGATTCCTTATAATAAATATTAGAATCTATATCAACTGGAACAATGATACTCAACATCTAAACGAATTGAAATAAGTATTCATGTTAAAGATTTGAATTAAAAATCAATCCTTTATCAAATAAATAGAGATAGTTGATTGAGATTCATCATTTTTTTCTGAATTTGAATTTCTAATATCTCGTTCTGCTATCAAAGATTGAATTTTATTTTCATCAATAGATTCTTTTTTTAAAATCTGTCTAATTTCATCAAATCGACGTTTTACTAATCTCGTTTGGTAAGAAATATCTCCTGAAGTATGTGATTTCCCTATCAGAACAATTTTGAAACTGATTTCAGATTTAAGAATTTCTTTTGATAATGAAATTATTTTTTCTATGGATTCTTCTGACAACGTATGGTCATCTGGTGGGAATTGAATGGAGTAGATTGGGTTTGGACTTCCATTGGAGTGCCAAAATGATAATTTAGAATGCGCATCGAGATTGTTACCTCGTGATTGTAGTGCCTCTAATACTACTTTTTTGGGGCAACTGACAAGTGTATCAGTAGATGAATTGAATGAAAATAAAAAACCCAAAGTTGTGAAAATAATATCCCAAGGTTTGGCAAAAGAACTTGATTCAACAATAAAATTGTCAGATGGATTAATACCATTCTCTTTGTTCACATTGTGCTCTAAAATGGGTAACAAAAATAACACGCGATAGGTCCTAATTTCTGTATTAACATCACAACCATTTGGCGTGGCGATTGGAATGTGTTTTCGTTTTTCAAGAGGGATTCCGCGCCAAGCACAAGACGTAGAAACTACGTTTATCACAATAAAAAAAATAAGGATTTTGAAATTCACTTTGTTAAAATGGATCATCATAAGGAAACCTTTCCATTCCGCAAACCAGTTGGAAACCATTTTAACACCGAAAGGGTTGTTACATTATATTTTTTATTCAGTATTAGTAAATTCCCTATTTAATTCAAAAATTTGAATGAAATGAAACATGAATTTAACCTGGAAATAAATTTACGAAACTAACTACATAGTATTATGCGTGTTCTATTCATAGTTATCATTTTACCTCTATTATTTTTTTGCAAACCACCAGAGCTTACCAATGGTTGTGACCCAAAATCAAAATCATATTTATTAGGAACACTGATTCGGTTTGCCATTTCCGACAGCTCTCCTTCTTGTTTACCTGCTTTCCTCCCTTTCGATATTGATTACTGGGGAGTTTTCGGTGGAAGTGCCACTGTAAACTCGATGGAAATTTACGGCAATGAACTGATTCTAGGTGGTTCCTTTACTACCTTGGGTCCAAATGTTGGTTCGACCTATTATCTCGATACAATCACAGGGAAAATTGTATCTCATTCCGATTGTCCTTTTTTAAAACTAAATGCTGCGGCAAGGTCAGTCGTTTCAGATGGAAATGGTGGATATTATGTTGCTGGGAATTTTTCTCACGTAAGAGGAATTCCAATACAAAATATTGTCCATATATTAGCTAACTGCAATATTGATTTTACTTTTTCGCCAAATCCTGGTTCACCTCCTAATATTTATTCAATGGTAATGTTTGGCGACAAATTGTACATAGGTGGGGTGTTCAATTCATGGGATGGAAATACCAAAAACAATTTGGTAGCAATCAACAGATTTACAGGTGCACTAGAATCTTTTACCATGGATACAAATTCAGCTGTGGAAAAACTTTTGGTGTACGACCAAAAATTATACATAGCTGGTCAATTCGGAACAGTGAATGGATTTCCTCGTGATCGAATCGCAAGAATTGATTTAGTTAGTTCTACTCTTGATAGTTTTGTACCATCTTCAGCACTCAACAGTACGGTTCGTGCATTGGCAATTGGAACTATCTCTGGATCACCTGCAATTGTGTAGGAGGTGCATTCACAACACCTAGAAATAATG
This window harbors:
- a CDS encoding sensor histidine kinase, which codes for MNEIVLLNVLSLLINLMATCMILNVLIKKPSFRGEGTILILLAIIPCYVNFSNIFEHGLMIDYFDDYEGFFKDLYAMFILIFLYVHTVKKEQITRIGHEHQIKSDLKLKSKLLTEIHHRVNNNLQIISGLMDLQINSENDEKLTSSLNLIQNRIKAIASVHKLIYGSPNLLFVNLNQIFNSILSNLKITYLKENSEIEFRELIEDELELDLDRAIPIGLILNELVSNCFRHAFKNGQKGIIEVSFGKLSNEFVLVVRDNGSGMEVDLDNKGIGLMLVRNLVKQLRGNLMISIKEGVIFEIKFPQINANPIEI
- a CDS encoding M14 family zinc carboxypeptidase, whose protein sequence is MLRGIKRLNRYENRILKIVKLGGKLVRLKQFGFSTKTDEGFRFPIYVLEIGKSKAIKKNVSGLIAGVHGLETIGIRVLLDFLDDLFARKNSALYDEIKNGELGIVCIPILNPGGVALKRRSNPKGVDLMRNSGVEAVKAPFFFGGHKYSNIFPYYRGKVLQTESRVLDRYFQEYFVNAENQMIPVVDIHSGFGTVDHVWWPYASTHEPCVDETLFQKIGDHFTNVLNHFLYRFGPQSESYTTHGDLWDRLYDKFQVTMNESPIQKTNRFLPLTLEIGTWSDISLDPWKIFRKRGIFNPARESKQKSIISHRRFLSDVIRLAKMDPSELH
- a CDS encoding nuclear transport factor 2 family protein; translated protein: MMTNHQSKENVTESLKHAFNSFINDIDSRNVISLEHKFHDQFLDHVSIGGYTELLVSNKDKYIQSLTEGKIGGIPRKIQINSLEFIDNFGIVKADLESNVMRFQTQYSFLWQDGDWKVIHALVVANKI
- a CDS encoding HAD family hydrolase; the protein is MKLHQRKKYWIFDMDGTLTIAQHDFIAIKTELGIPIEKDILTSLSQLPQTLREQKQLELDEIEFKIAKLAKASHGCYNFLQELQSFSTKLGILTRNSYKNSIETLTAAGISKFFSHTDIVCREKAKPKPNPDGILYLMKQWNALPKETIMVGDYVFDLEAGKKANVETVYIDPSGLFPFKKEANFHITKLEDIFSL
- a CDS encoding alpha/beta hydrolase, which encodes MKAVPREKLKKHYEENVLINGINIHIGIWPGKKRPILCLHGLSGNLYSMETFANLLNKKGHKVISYDLRGRGHSDKPKGSYGFNHHIEDLQKIIQHYKLKNSIILAHSFGCMIALRHTLKYPNQTKALILMDGGGLLTLPKRIQILKVLKQSFERLDVVYNSQSDYINLVKNSPLVPKWSKKIHDYFIKELHKVQNGFVCHMPKFVMEEELKEMGGSIHLWKVFLNLILHPINTMKRMKENKRLDFESIKTPTLVLRANQMNLFPNDDLLPKESFLEILKRIPNASGIEINTNHYGILFDNLKKRDNAIVQFTEKH
- a CDS encoding glycosyltransferase → MLSIIVPVDIDSNIYYKESLKNFQKRKDVEIILVKQEEAFTRAERLNLGFHRSHGQLILFHHPRSKLPKDAIEFLILESTKKNRDLVWGGFVHKFDNDHIFLQWISFYSNYIRVRWKGIVYLDHCVFFSRELWTKDLSISYLFEDTELSYRFRKIKHPQLLPYKSLTSAHRFLKNGIFKQIILNFLLKIGFRLKLPSSFLFWLYQK
- a CDS encoding putative sulfate/molybdate transporter, producing MSILAFKEYIPSESTNGYILSAISFLFIILLIDNKKIPASLVVIIFGFLYSLISHFDTYSSFSKFEVNIPKLYVPNLEFILKGFILLTLPQIPLSIGNSILATKQISDDLFPNKKPITIKKIGLSYSIMNLISPFFSGIPCCHGAGGMVGHYTFGGRTGVSVLLYGLFYLLSGLFLGNGIEPFCAIYNQSTLEEWILSFQHNHSIEFSSQKRIKALEETSVLINLPKEEEFFLKNINSKKDFDIFKR
- a CDS encoding PepSY-associated TM helix domain-containing protein, with the translated sequence MKAKRWYQIHLVLGILGSGFLFVIGITGSLLVYGKEIQSLLTPIQIPLQENRMTFDGLYQKLNHQLPKGSIAGWLVSDLLDQPDQIWFHDTNIPSKEVVYLLDPFNGTIIGSLKEDRSDSFYGFLLVLHYSLFMGGVGYFITGCFALVYLLLVLTGLKLYKRFWTNLFRLRLRESLQILFSDLHKFVGINAVWFHLILAITGGWWSIRDTIIRTYPKETVVHGLWSTNKSIDSLIEQSKTKIEGFNLGYISFPHHTKDEPIGFYGNRYNSNRFESRYGSYVLYDTNKNQILKLVDMSKESFQTQFLDSFRPLHFGTFGNHFSKIIWILCGLTPAILSVSGIMIFYQKRKNKRKVLKQKTQF
- a CDS encoding putative sulfate/molybdate transporter, which gives rise to MWKQKDFAFNRNEIAGAFGDIGTDFPILIAMVLAAGLHAPSVFIVFGCMQILTGIIYKRPMPIQPLKAMATIVITGKIAGPIVLGGGLSIGILMLFFSTTGILEKIAKLVPKSVVRGLQLG
- a CDS encoding MarR family winged helix-turn-helix transcriptional regulator, with translation MGKDFELENSYAYLIYKTVRALRKQFMRMAMEKGLELFPEQWFVLVKVIKQPGCSQSDLGRDFDDRPSMARALRNMEQKLWIKIVPDPEDRRKHQVFPAKKGIQIYNTLVPEIEKERSRMFKSLSTQDFTNFKRIIDEIYDQSIE
- a CDS encoding LIC_11695 family lipoprotein — protein: MKTKLKTILTILIVGMSLFRCDLFDPKSKITNNELVEIVTLQQLNANSMSEGQKLGLTIAYSHRFSVKNGPHLFCREYSTAYLEKKAEWELNLEQTYTTIGNAIGLDIVVERINGPCAINNKISACHYDGVDGINDLIPYAYSTEGEHNYLIPAYIYYGITNLKNAKEACEGYKGTYVCYDPNKCWQ
- the rnk gene encoding nucleoside diphosphate kinase regulator, whose amino-acid sequence is MTTLKKITITNLDYIRLKNMISEYSKRNKTDANIEDLLGEIERAQKVDSKQIPKNVVTMNSIIEIKNLDELEFKEFQLVFPEESNLEQNKISILAPIATACIGYKIGDVIQWNIPNGIHQFQITGINYQPEANGDFHL